One part of the Drosophila teissieri strain GT53w chromosome 3R, Prin_Dtei_1.1, whole genome shotgun sequence genome encodes these proteins:
- the LOC122621771 gene encoding extensin, with translation MRVSSLFVVCVASLVATTLGRPEPPSPYAYHGLPQQQSQRALPLNAHPVPPQIYQPLPQEQSFANFAAPQQTYLPPQMQLNAIEQVAPTAAAAEPLNAYDDSYNMAHRLSGVQHASGYNSAPQETKVHKHIYVHVPPKDFEEEDAIQTRVHHQQGPKQKHYKIVFIKAPSAPAIRQPVVPPPPQNEEKTLIYVLHKKPEQEQDIVIPTPPPTKPSKPEVYFIKYKTKKEEAPVYGPPPAEMEPRQATAEDFAPLAEVADVLPPTTLAPAPEPEVEQPAIPSAVYGPPTAAAYTGEEVQTTLSAPANQYLPPATAPAALAIEEPSMAPIVVEEQPEQRLAPSHVPATSYGPPNRYFLKKLK, from the exons ATGCGTGTCTCGTCGCTGTtcgttgtgtgtgtggcctCCCTGGTGGCCACCACCTTGGGTCGTCCTGAGCCCCCATCCCCGTACGCCTACCACGGATTACCTCAGCAGCAGAGCCAGCGGGCTTTGCCACTCAATG CTCACCCCGTGCCCCCGCAGATCTACCAGCCCCTGCCCCAGGAGCAGTCGTTCGCCAACTTCGCAGCGCCCCAGCAGACCTACTTGCCACCCCAAATGCAACTGAATGCCATCGAGCAAGTGGCTCccactgccgccgccgctgagCCCCTGAATGCCTACGATGACAGCTACAACATGGCCCACCGTCTGTCTGGAGTGCAGCATGCCAGTGGCTACAACAGCGCGCCCCAGGAGACCAAGGTGCACAAGCACATCTACGTCCATGTGCCGCCCAAGGActtcgaggaggaggatgccATCCAGACCCGCGTCCACCACCAGCAGGGACCCAAGCAGAAGCACTACAAGATCGTGTTCATCAAGGCGCCATCTGCTCCGGCCATCCGTCAGCCAGTggtgccaccaccaccccagAACGAGGAGAAGACCCTGATCTATGTGCTGCACAAGAAGCccgagcaggagcaggacatcGTGATCCCGacgccaccacccaccaagcCATCGAAGCCAGAGGTTTACTTCATCAAGTACAAGACCAAGAAGGAGGAGGCCCCCGTCTACGGACCCCCACCTGCAGAGATGGAACCCCGTCAGGCCACCGCCGAGGATTTCGCTCCATTGGCCGAGGTCGCCGATGTCCTGCCACCCACCACCTTGGCTCCCGCTCCCGAGCCGGAAGTCGAGCAGCCAGCCATTCCCTCTGCGGTCTACGGACCACCCACTGCCGCTGCCTACACCGGTGAGGAGGTCCAGACCACCTTGTCCGCTCCTGCCAACCAGTACCTGCCCCCTGCCACCGCCCCCGCCGCCCTGGCCATCGAGGAGCCTTCGATGGCGCCCATCGTGGTGGAGGAGCAGCCCGAGCAGCGACTGGCTCCCTCCCATGTGCCTGCCACCAGCTACGGTCCTCCTAACCGCTACTTCCTGAAGAAGCTGAAGTGA
- the LOC122621531 gene encoding leucine-rich melanocyte differentiation-associated protein isoform X1, with amino-acid sequence MQKPQNNDSQLIVVQQNLRTLPQELVEKHADHVEQLDLSHNCLKDLSWLADFEQLRHLVLDSNRMHEAHLRTLTCPLPQLEVLMLNKNEFSDLPTTMRLIRKFFPNLQYLSLHGNPICPDGLELQPFSSYLRYDYEYYSNYIAQSLSKLKFLDHGLVQRTYKYESFPLTNYNGKQLIQTTSV; translated from the exons ATGCAAAAGCCGCAAAATAACGACAGTCAG CTCATTGTGGTGCAACAGAATTTACGAACACTGCCTCAGGAACTGGTGGAGAAGCATGCTGATCACGTAGAGCAACTGGATCTAAGCCACAATTGTCTGAAGGATCTGTCCTGGTTGGCGGACTTCGAGCAGCTGCGTCATTTGGTCCTGGACAGCAATCGCATGCATGAGGCTCATTTGAGGACATTGACTTGCCCACTGCCGCAATTGGAAGTACTGATGCTGAACAAAAATGAG TTCAGTGACCTGCCGACGACAATGCGACTGATCAGAAAGTTCTTTCCCAACCTGCAGTATTTGAGCCTCCATGGCAATCCGATCTGTCCAGATGGCTTGGAACTGCAGCCCTTCTCCAGTTACCTGCGCTACGACTACGAGTACTACAG CAACTACATTGCACAGTCGCTGAGCAAACTGAAGTTTCTGGATCATGGACTGGTTCAACGCACCTACAAATACGAAAGTTTTCCCTTGACAAATTACAATGGCAAACAGCTTATTCAGACAACAAGTGTCTGA
- the LOC122621531 gene encoding leucine-rich melanocyte differentiation-associated protein isoform X2, whose protein sequence is MQKPQNNDSQLIVVQQNLRTLPQELVEKHADHVEQLDLSHNCLKDLSWLADFEQLRHLVLDSNRMHEAHLRTLTCPLPQLEVLMLNKNEYLSLHGNPICPDGLELQPFSSYLRYDYEYYSNYIAQSLSKLKFLDHGLVQRTYKYESFPLTNYNGKQLIQTTSV, encoded by the exons ATGCAAAAGCCGCAAAATAACGACAGTCAG CTCATTGTGGTGCAACAGAATTTACGAACACTGCCTCAGGAACTGGTGGAGAAGCATGCTGATCACGTAGAGCAACTGGATCTAAGCCACAATTGTCTGAAGGATCTGTCCTGGTTGGCGGACTTCGAGCAGCTGCGTCATTTGGTCCTGGACAGCAATCGCATGCATGAGGCTCATTTGAGGACATTGACTTGCCCACTGCCGCAATTGGAAGTACTGATGCTGAACAAAAATGAG TATTTGAGCCTCCATGGCAATCCGATCTGTCCAGATGGCTTGGAACTGCAGCCCTTCTCCAGTTACCTGCGCTACGACTACGAGTACTACAG CAACTACATTGCACAGTCGCTGAGCAAACTGAAGTTTCTGGATCATGGACTGGTTCAACGCACCTACAAATACGAAAGTTTTCCCTTGACAAATTACAATGGCAAACAGCTTATTCAGACAACAAGTGTCTGA
- the LOC122620777 gene encoding aldehyde dehydrogenase X, mitochondrial isoform X2, which yields MADPNAKPKYTKLFINNEFVDSVSGKTFATFNPATSKEIVKVSEGDKADIDLAVKAAKKAFHRDSEWRKLSPLQRTNLMNKLCALMDRDKAFLASLETQDNGKPYAEALFDVTYSILTLQYYAGWTDKFFGDTIPAGGFVSMTRKEPVGVVGQIIPWNYPLLMLAWKWGPALAVGCTIIMKPAEQTPLTALHMAALAKEAGFPAGVINVVNGFGPTAGAAISEHPDIAKVAFTGSVDIGRIVMQAAATSNLKRVSLELGGKSPVVVFDDADIDFAVETTHEALFSNHGQSCCAGSRTYVHEKIYDEFVAKAAAKAKARKVGNPFEESVQQGPQIDDDMLTKVLGYIESGKKEGAKLQAGGKRIGNVGFFVEPTVFSDVKDDMRIAQEEIFGPVQSIFKFSSLEEMIDRANNVQYGLAAGVITNDINKALKFANNVDAGSVWINCYDAVLPSTPFGGYKHSGIGRELGKDGLDNYLETKTITMKLL from the exons ATGGCCGATCCCAACGCCAAGCCCAAGTACACAAAA ctTTTCATCAACAATGAGTTCGTTGATTCCGTGTCGGGCAAGACCTTTGCCACCTTCAATCCGGCTACGTCCAAGGAGATTGTTAAAGTCTCCGAGGGAGATAAG GCTGACATCGACCTGGCGGTGAAAGCGGCCAAGAAGGCCTTCCATCGCGACTCGGAATGGCGCAAGTTGAGTCCTCTGCAGCGCACCAATCTGATGAACAA ACTGTGTGCCCTGATGGATCGGGACAAGGCGTTCCTGGCCAGCCTGGAGACCCAGGACAATGGAAAGCCCTACGCTGAGGCGCTCTTTGATGTCACCTACTCGATCCTGACGCTGCAGTACTACGCCGGCTGGACCGACAAGTTCTTCGGCGACACCATTCCCGCTGGGGGCTTTGTCTCCATGACGCGCAAGGAAccggtgggcgtggtcggCCAGATCATCCCCTGGAACTATCCCCTGCTGATGCTGGCCTGGAAGTGGGGTCCTGCCCTGGCCGTCGGATGCACCATCATCATGAAGCCCGCGGAGCAGACACCCCTGACTGCCCTTCACATGGCTGCTTTGGCGAAGGAGGCGGGCTTCCCAGCCGGTGTGATCAATGTGGTCAACGGATTTGGACCCACTGCTGGAGCTGCTATCAGTGAGCATCCCGATATTGCCAAGGTGGCGTTCACCGGCTCCGTGGACATCGGACGGATTGTCATGCAGGCTGCAGCCACGTCGAACTTGAAGAGAGTCTCCCTGGAGCTGGGCGGCAAGAGTCCCGTTGTGGTCTTCGATGATGCGGACA TTGACTTCGCCGTGGAAACCACCCACGAGGCGCTGTTCTCGAATCACGGCCAGAGCTGCTGTGCCGGCAGTCGCACCTACGTTCACGAGAAGATCTACGACGAGTTCGTGGCCAAGGCAGCTGCCAAGGCGAAGGCCCGCAAGGTGGGCAATCCCTTCGAGGAGAGTGTGCAGCAGGGTCCCCAGATCGACGACGACATGCTGACCAAGGTGTTGGGCTACATCGAGAGTGGCAAGAAGGAGGGTGCCAAGTTGCAGGCTGGTGGCAAGAGGATCGGCAACGTCGGTTTCTTCGTAGAGCCCACTGTCTTCTCGGACGTGAAGGATGATATGCGCATTGCCCAGGAGGAGATCTTTGGCCCCGTCCAGTCCATCTTCAAGTTCAGCTCCCTGGAGGAGATGATCGATCGGGCCAACAATGTGCAATATGGTCTCGCCGCCGGCGTTATTACCAATGACATCAACAAGGCGCTGAAGTTCGCCAACAATGTGGATGCCGGCTCCGTGTGGATCAACTGCTATGATGCCGTGCTGCCCTCCACCCCATTCGGCGGCTACAAGCACTCTGGCATTGGCAGGGAACTGGGCAAGGATGGACTGGATAACTACCTGGAAACCAAGACCATCACCATGAAACTGCTTTAA
- the LOC122620777 gene encoding aldehyde dehydrogenase X, mitochondrial isoform X1 — protein MGKLQKLLAHQLAGSRKWMKFEHTNVQCKPNHCQLFINNEFVDSVSGKTFATFNPATSKEIVKVSEGDKADIDLAVKAAKKAFHRDSEWRKLSPLQRTNLMNKLCALMDRDKAFLASLETQDNGKPYAEALFDVTYSILTLQYYAGWTDKFFGDTIPAGGFVSMTRKEPVGVVGQIIPWNYPLLMLAWKWGPALAVGCTIIMKPAEQTPLTALHMAALAKEAGFPAGVINVVNGFGPTAGAAISEHPDIAKVAFTGSVDIGRIVMQAAATSNLKRVSLELGGKSPVVVFDDADIDFAVETTHEALFSNHGQSCCAGSRTYVHEKIYDEFVAKAAAKAKARKVGNPFEESVQQGPQIDDDMLTKVLGYIESGKKEGAKLQAGGKRIGNVGFFVEPTVFSDVKDDMRIAQEEIFGPVQSIFKFSSLEEMIDRANNVQYGLAAGVITNDINKALKFANNVDAGSVWINCYDAVLPSTPFGGYKHSGIGRELGKDGLDNYLETKTITMKLL, from the exons ATGggcaaattgcaaaaattacTGGCACACCAATTGGCTGGTTCACGAAAGTGGATGAAATTTGAGCATACTAATGTGCAGTGCAAACCCAATCACTGCCAG ctTTTCATCAACAATGAGTTCGTTGATTCCGTGTCGGGCAAGACCTTTGCCACCTTCAATCCGGCTACGTCCAAGGAGATTGTTAAAGTCTCCGAGGGAGATAAG GCTGACATCGACCTGGCGGTGAAAGCGGCCAAGAAGGCCTTCCATCGCGACTCGGAATGGCGCAAGTTGAGTCCTCTGCAGCGCACCAATCTGATGAACAA ACTGTGTGCCCTGATGGATCGGGACAAGGCGTTCCTGGCCAGCCTGGAGACCCAGGACAATGGAAAGCCCTACGCTGAGGCGCTCTTTGATGTCACCTACTCGATCCTGACGCTGCAGTACTACGCCGGCTGGACCGACAAGTTCTTCGGCGACACCATTCCCGCTGGGGGCTTTGTCTCCATGACGCGCAAGGAAccggtgggcgtggtcggCCAGATCATCCCCTGGAACTATCCCCTGCTGATGCTGGCCTGGAAGTGGGGTCCTGCCCTGGCCGTCGGATGCACCATCATCATGAAGCCCGCGGAGCAGACACCCCTGACTGCCCTTCACATGGCTGCTTTGGCGAAGGAGGCGGGCTTCCCAGCCGGTGTGATCAATGTGGTCAACGGATTTGGACCCACTGCTGGAGCTGCTATCAGTGAGCATCCCGATATTGCCAAGGTGGCGTTCACCGGCTCCGTGGACATCGGACGGATTGTCATGCAGGCTGCAGCCACGTCGAACTTGAAGAGAGTCTCCCTGGAGCTGGGCGGCAAGAGTCCCGTTGTGGTCTTCGATGATGCGGACA TTGACTTCGCCGTGGAAACCACCCACGAGGCGCTGTTCTCGAATCACGGCCAGAGCTGCTGTGCCGGCAGTCGCACCTACGTTCACGAGAAGATCTACGACGAGTTCGTGGCCAAGGCAGCTGCCAAGGCGAAGGCCCGCAAGGTGGGCAATCCCTTCGAGGAGAGTGTGCAGCAGGGTCCCCAGATCGACGACGACATGCTGACCAAGGTGTTGGGCTACATCGAGAGTGGCAAGAAGGAGGGTGCCAAGTTGCAGGCTGGTGGCAAGAGGATCGGCAACGTCGGTTTCTTCGTAGAGCCCACTGTCTTCTCGGACGTGAAGGATGATATGCGCATTGCCCAGGAGGAGATCTTTGGCCCCGTCCAGTCCATCTTCAAGTTCAGCTCCCTGGAGGAGATGATCGATCGGGCCAACAATGTGCAATATGGTCTCGCCGCCGGCGTTATTACCAATGACATCAACAAGGCGCTGAAGTTCGCCAACAATGTGGATGCCGGCTCCGTGTGGATCAACTGCTATGATGCCGTGCTGCCCTCCACCCCATTCGGCGGCTACAAGCACTCTGGCATTGGCAGGGAACTGGGCAAGGATGGACTGGATAACTACCTGGAAACCAAGACCATCACCATGAAACTGCTTTAA
- the LOC122620778 gene encoding uncharacterized protein LOC122620778 isoform X1, whose amino-acid sequence MESRPQRIRRIGDSLQMLTREARSEVVRCEHMVICLMVLIAVFSILWNISLNMISGDLYEGIVSAKLIFRERSLDKMDEPSKQILHRDFIKATQYAYGRHYSVQDVTPESLKSESQIYKLPHIYESIENRPKLERLIAEKKVEALSSTTTPPPKITFNAEADRHFLSTMSIDATATFWERGPGAQFVYVFPLISEIVAIIWTAMCLIYQTGSKKSSVLPKPWRIVVPSIVIFSVMSLGSVIYTILTNGHLRRLCGQLRENLTDPTAITCGDAIALLRPIIHDHNVSHDTYLELFRCSYVIGMVLWIVALLVMVLRYVFAVDFQLVDIDDMFDSGRNGAPQVQIQPVYTEVVQQSSPQHQSQVRPRSEDDYHSARSRLSDLAVPLLEVPSQSQIPPTNLA is encoded by the exons ATATGGTAATATGTCTCATGGTCCTGATAGCAGTATTCTCCATTCTGTGGAACATATCGCTGAACATGATATCGGGGGATCTGTACGAGGGAATAGTCAGTGCCAAACTAATCTTCCGGGAGCGCAGCCTTGATAAGATGGATGAGCCGAGCAAGCAGATCCTGCATCGGGATTTCATCAAGGCCACCCAGTATGCCTATGGAAGGCATTATTCCGTGCAGGATGTCACGCCCGAATCGCTGAAGAGCGAGAGCC aaatctATAAGTTACCGCATATCTATGAATCGATCGAGAATCGACCGAAACTGGAGCGTCTGATTGCTGAAAAGAAAGTGGAGGCTTTATCAAGCACGACGACTCCTCCGCCGAAAATTACTTTCAACGCTGAGGCAGATCGTCACTTCTTGAGCACAA TGTCCATCGATGCTACGGCCACTTTTTGGGAGCGAGGCCCGGGAGCTCAGTTTGTCTATGTGTTTCCCCTCATTTCAGAGATCGTGGCCATTATCTGGACAGCCATGTGCTTGATCTATCAGACAGGCAGCAAAAAGAGCTC AGTTCTGCCGAAGCCATGGCGCATTGTGGTGCCCTCCATCGTAATATTCTCGGTGATGAGCTTGGGCAGCGTAATCTACACGATCCTGACCAATGGCCATCTGAGGCGCCTTTGTGGCCAACTGCGGGAGAATCTCACAGATCCCACTGCCATCACTTGCGGGGATGCCATCGCCCTGCTGCGTCCCATCATCCACGACCACAACGTATCCCACGATACATATCTGGAGCTCTTCCGCTGCAGCTACGTGATCGGCATGGTGCTGTGGATTGTGGCTCTGCTGGTCATGGTGCTGCGATATGTGTTCGCCGTGGACTTCCAGCTGGTGGACATTGATGATATGTTCGATAGCGGACGAAACGGTGCTCCCCAAGTGCAGATACAACCGGTGTACACTGAGGTAGTGCAGCAGAGCAGTCCGCAGCACCAGTCGCAGGTGCGTCCGAGATCGGAGGATGACTATCACAGTGCCAGGTCGCGTTTGAGTGATCTTGCAGTGCCACTTCTGGAGGTGCCGAGCCAGTCCCAGATTCCGCCAACCAACTTGGCCTAA
- the LOC122620778 gene encoding uncharacterized protein LOC122620778 isoform X2, translated as MELIKKYKQGKLTTSDIRYLNHMVICLMVLIAVFSILWNISLNMISGDLYEGIVSAKLIFRERSLDKMDEPSKQILHRDFIKATQYAYGRHYSVQDVTPESLKSESQIYKLPHIYESIENRPKLERLIAEKKVEALSSTTTPPPKITFNAEADRHFLSTMSIDATATFWERGPGAQFVYVFPLISEIVAIIWTAMCLIYQTGSKKSSVLPKPWRIVVPSIVIFSVMSLGSVIYTILTNGHLRRLCGQLRENLTDPTAITCGDAIALLRPIIHDHNVSHDTYLELFRCSYVIGMVLWIVALLVMVLRYVFAVDFQLVDIDDMFDSGRNGAPQVQIQPVYTEVVQQSSPQHQSQVRPRSEDDYHSARSRLSDLAVPLLEVPSQSQIPPTNLA; from the exons ATATGGTAATATGTCTCATGGTCCTGATAGCAGTATTCTCCATTCTGTGGAACATATCGCTGAACATGATATCGGGGGATCTGTACGAGGGAATAGTCAGTGCCAAACTAATCTTCCGGGAGCGCAGCCTTGATAAGATGGATGAGCCGAGCAAGCAGATCCTGCATCGGGATTTCATCAAGGCCACCCAGTATGCCTATGGAAGGCATTATTCCGTGCAGGATGTCACGCCCGAATCGCTGAAGAGCGAGAGCC aaatctATAAGTTACCGCATATCTATGAATCGATCGAGAATCGACCGAAACTGGAGCGTCTGATTGCTGAAAAGAAAGTGGAGGCTTTATCAAGCACGACGACTCCTCCGCCGAAAATTACTTTCAACGCTGAGGCAGATCGTCACTTCTTGAGCACAA TGTCCATCGATGCTACGGCCACTTTTTGGGAGCGAGGCCCGGGAGCTCAGTTTGTCTATGTGTTTCCCCTCATTTCAGAGATCGTGGCCATTATCTGGACAGCCATGTGCTTGATCTATCAGACAGGCAGCAAAAAGAGCTC AGTTCTGCCGAAGCCATGGCGCATTGTGGTGCCCTCCATCGTAATATTCTCGGTGATGAGCTTGGGCAGCGTAATCTACACGATCCTGACCAATGGCCATCTGAGGCGCCTTTGTGGCCAACTGCGGGAGAATCTCACAGATCCCACTGCCATCACTTGCGGGGATGCCATCGCCCTGCTGCGTCCCATCATCCACGACCACAACGTATCCCACGATACATATCTGGAGCTCTTCCGCTGCAGCTACGTGATCGGCATGGTGCTGTGGATTGTGGCTCTGCTGGTCATGGTGCTGCGATATGTGTTCGCCGTGGACTTCCAGCTGGTGGACATTGATGATATGTTCGATAGCGGACGAAACGGTGCTCCCCAAGTGCAGATACAACCGGTGTACACTGAGGTAGTGCAGCAGAGCAGTCCGCAGCACCAGTCGCAGGTGCGTCCGAGATCGGAGGATGACTATCACAGTGCCAGGTCGCGTTTGAGTGATCTTGCAGTGCCACTTCTGGAGGTGCCGAGCCAGTCCCAGATTCCGCCAACCAACTTGGCCTAA
- the LOC122620778 gene encoding uncharacterized protein LOC122620778 isoform X4 has protein sequence MVICLMVLIAVFSILWNISLNMISGDLYEGIVSAKLIFRERSLDKMDEPSKQILHRDFIKATQYAYGRHYSVQDVTPESLKSESQIYKLPHIYESIENRPKLERLIAEKKVEALSSTTTPPPKITFNAEADRHFLSTMSIDATATFWERGPGAQFVYVFPLISEIVAIIWTAMCLIYQTGSKKSSVLPKPWRIVVPSIVIFSVMSLGSVIYTILTNGHLRRLCGQLRENLTDPTAITCGDAIALLRPIIHDHNVSHDTYLELFRCSYVIGMVLWIVALLVMVLRYVFAVDFQLVDIDDMFDSGRNGAPQVQIQPVYTEVVQQSSPQHQSQVRPRSEDDYHSARSRLSDLAVPLLEVPSQSQIPPTNLA, from the exons ATGGTAATATGTCTCATGGTCCTGATAGCAGTATTCTCCATTCTGTGGAACATATCGCTGAACATGATATCGGGGGATCTGTACGAGGGAATAGTCAGTGCCAAACTAATCTTCCGGGAGCGCAGCCTTGATAAGATGGATGAGCCGAGCAAGCAGATCCTGCATCGGGATTTCATCAAGGCCACCCAGTATGCCTATGGAAGGCATTATTCCGTGCAGGATGTCACGCCCGAATCGCTGAAGAGCGAGAGCC aaatctATAAGTTACCGCATATCTATGAATCGATCGAGAATCGACCGAAACTGGAGCGTCTGATTGCTGAAAAGAAAGTGGAGGCTTTATCAAGCACGACGACTCCTCCGCCGAAAATTACTTTCAACGCTGAGGCAGATCGTCACTTCTTGAGCACAA TGTCCATCGATGCTACGGCCACTTTTTGGGAGCGAGGCCCGGGAGCTCAGTTTGTCTATGTGTTTCCCCTCATTTCAGAGATCGTGGCCATTATCTGGACAGCCATGTGCTTGATCTATCAGACAGGCAGCAAAAAGAGCTC AGTTCTGCCGAAGCCATGGCGCATTGTGGTGCCCTCCATCGTAATATTCTCGGTGATGAGCTTGGGCAGCGTAATCTACACGATCCTGACCAATGGCCATCTGAGGCGCCTTTGTGGCCAACTGCGGGAGAATCTCACAGATCCCACTGCCATCACTTGCGGGGATGCCATCGCCCTGCTGCGTCCCATCATCCACGACCACAACGTATCCCACGATACATATCTGGAGCTCTTCCGCTGCAGCTACGTGATCGGCATGGTGCTGTGGATTGTGGCTCTGCTGGTCATGGTGCTGCGATATGTGTTCGCCGTGGACTTCCAGCTGGTGGACATTGATGATATGTTCGATAGCGGACGAAACGGTGCTCCCCAAGTGCAGATACAACCGGTGTACACTGAGGTAGTGCAGCAGAGCAGTCCGCAGCACCAGTCGCAGGTGCGTCCGAGATCGGAGGATGACTATCACAGTGCCAGGTCGCGTTTGAGTGATCTTGCAGTGCCACTTCTGGAGGTGCCGAGCCAGTCCCAGATTCCGCCAACCAACTTGGCCTAA
- the LOC122620778 gene encoding uncharacterized protein LOC122620778 isoform X3, whose protein sequence is MMYYTFQDMVICLMVLIAVFSILWNISLNMISGDLYEGIVSAKLIFRERSLDKMDEPSKQILHRDFIKATQYAYGRHYSVQDVTPESLKSESQIYKLPHIYESIENRPKLERLIAEKKVEALSSTTTPPPKITFNAEADRHFLSTMSIDATATFWERGPGAQFVYVFPLISEIVAIIWTAMCLIYQTGSKKSSVLPKPWRIVVPSIVIFSVMSLGSVIYTILTNGHLRRLCGQLRENLTDPTAITCGDAIALLRPIIHDHNVSHDTYLELFRCSYVIGMVLWIVALLVMVLRYVFAVDFQLVDIDDMFDSGRNGAPQVQIQPVYTEVVQQSSPQHQSQVRPRSEDDYHSARSRLSDLAVPLLEVPSQSQIPPTNLA, encoded by the exons atgaTGTATTACACATTTCAAG ATATGGTAATATGTCTCATGGTCCTGATAGCAGTATTCTCCATTCTGTGGAACATATCGCTGAACATGATATCGGGGGATCTGTACGAGGGAATAGTCAGTGCCAAACTAATCTTCCGGGAGCGCAGCCTTGATAAGATGGATGAGCCGAGCAAGCAGATCCTGCATCGGGATTTCATCAAGGCCACCCAGTATGCCTATGGAAGGCATTATTCCGTGCAGGATGTCACGCCCGAATCGCTGAAGAGCGAGAGCC aaatctATAAGTTACCGCATATCTATGAATCGATCGAGAATCGACCGAAACTGGAGCGTCTGATTGCTGAAAAGAAAGTGGAGGCTTTATCAAGCACGACGACTCCTCCGCCGAAAATTACTTTCAACGCTGAGGCAGATCGTCACTTCTTGAGCACAA TGTCCATCGATGCTACGGCCACTTTTTGGGAGCGAGGCCCGGGAGCTCAGTTTGTCTATGTGTTTCCCCTCATTTCAGAGATCGTGGCCATTATCTGGACAGCCATGTGCTTGATCTATCAGACAGGCAGCAAAAAGAGCTC AGTTCTGCCGAAGCCATGGCGCATTGTGGTGCCCTCCATCGTAATATTCTCGGTGATGAGCTTGGGCAGCGTAATCTACACGATCCTGACCAATGGCCATCTGAGGCGCCTTTGTGGCCAACTGCGGGAGAATCTCACAGATCCCACTGCCATCACTTGCGGGGATGCCATCGCCCTGCTGCGTCCCATCATCCACGACCACAACGTATCCCACGATACATATCTGGAGCTCTTCCGCTGCAGCTACGTGATCGGCATGGTGCTGTGGATTGTGGCTCTGCTGGTCATGGTGCTGCGATATGTGTTCGCCGTGGACTTCCAGCTGGTGGACATTGATGATATGTTCGATAGCGGACGAAACGGTGCTCCCCAAGTGCAGATACAACCGGTGTACACTGAGGTAGTGCAGCAGAGCAGTCCGCAGCACCAGTCGCAGGTGCGTCCGAGATCGGAGGATGACTATCACAGTGCCAGGTCGCGTTTGAGTGATCTTGCAGTGCCACTTCTGGAGGTGCCGAGCCAGTCCCAGATTCCGCCAACCAACTTGGCCTAA